ATGTTGACTTAGTTGCTACAGGTCAAGCAGTTGGTAGCGGTAATATAGAAGATGATACGCCAGCAACACTAAAAGTGAGTACAGCCAAACGAGAAATACGTTCGGGTGATTATGTTGTACCTGTACATGAAGGGCAAATGTTCCCATCAGTTTTTACTATGAAAGCTGCAGATAAATCATTTCGTGGTTCAATTATTAAAGCGACAAGTAATGGACGTGAATTTGGAAAACTAGAAGTAGTGATGCTTAATCGCGGCTTTGAGGATGACGTGACCATTGGTGATGTCATGGCGATAAAACGTTTAAGTCCAAGTGTACTAAAAACAAGAACAGGCCCTGAATATACAGAAGAAGCTACTCTATGGGACCGTTTGTTAACACCTAATGGTTCAAGCTATAAAATGCCTGAAGAGTATTTAGGTGAGTTGATGGTTTTTAAAGTTTATCAACAAGTAAGTATGGCGTTAATATTGAGAACAGAAAAACCCGCACGATTAAATGATGTAATTACTGCTCCAGAATAAAGTGTACTATAAAGTTTTGTATTAAAGGTAAGTGTCTTAGGGAGAAGGCAAGTGCAAAAAAGCAAAATTCATTATTGGCTAGCTTTAAAGCTGGTACCACGATTAGCTATTCATAAAAAATTAACGCTAGTTGAGTCTTATGGTTTAACCGCGCTTTTTTCATCTTCAGTAAAAAACAATCCTAGTTTAACATCAGCAAATAATTTAACAGCAAAACAGCTCGCTTCATTTTACCAACCAGATTGGCAAAAAATTGACGATATTATTAGCAGTAGCGATCGTTGTCGTAGCGAAATAATTGTATTTGATGATCCGGTTTATCCGCAGTTGCTTAAACAGATTTACGATCCACCTTTAGTGCTTTTTGTACAAGGTAATACAAAACTATTAAATCAAACTCAATTGGCTATTGTTGGCAGCCGTTCAGCCAGTATTAATGGTCGAGAGACGGCTTTTGAAATAGCACAACAATTGGTTAAAAATGGGTTAGTTGTTACAAGCGGTTTAGCTTTAGGTATTGATGCTGCCGCGCATAAAGGAGCGTTAACGACTTGTGCAAGTACTATTGCCGTTGTTGCTACTGGGCTTGATAAAATTTATCCAGCAAGGCATCGAGATCTAGTGGCTACGATTCTTGAAAAAGAAGGGGCCATCATTAGTGAGTTTTTACCTGGAACTTCACCTAAACCAGGGCACTTTCCTAAGCGAAATCGTATTATTAGCGGGTTAAGTGTGGGCGTTTTAGTCGTAGAGGCTGCTTTGCAAAGTGGTTCACTTATAACAGCACGTTGTGCTTTAGAACAAAATCGTGATGTTTTTTCAATACCTAGCGGTATTAACAACCCTCAAGCAAAAGGCTGTCACTGGTTAATTAAACAAGGAGCTAAACTTGTAGAGGAATCTGCCGATATAATGGATGAGTTAGCATTTATCGATAATTTTGATTCACAATTGAAGCCACAACATAAACCTCAATTATTTATAAATAAAGAAATTGATGAAAAAAGGTCAAATAAGGACTTGTTTGTTGATGAATTGTTGGCTAGTGTGGGATTTGAAATTACGCCTGTAGATAAAGTGGTTTCAAGAAGTAAGCTACCTGTTGAAGAAGTGCTAACGCGGTTAACAATATTAGAGTTGAATGGTCTGGTAGCTGCAGTACCCGGAGGCTACCTTAGATTACATAAATAATAATCATAAGGAATAAGGGGCTAGTTATGTTCGATATTTTAATGTATTTGTTTGAAAATTATATACATAGTGAAGCCGAAGTCATGGTTGATCATGACATATTGACGGATGAATTAACGCGAGCAGGTTTTCATCAAGATGAGATATATAAGGCGCTTAATTGGTTAGAAAAACTAAGTGCTTTACAAGATTCTGATGCTTATCCTTGTTTAACACGTGTAGGTAATAAATCTTTTCGTATTTATACTGAAAACGAAATGCAGTTTCTCGATACAGAAAGTCGAGGCTTCATTCTATTTTTAGAGCAAGTAAATGTACTAGATTTTACAACGCGTGAAATGGTAATTGATAGAGTAATGGAATTAGATACTAATCATTTCTCTATAGATGATCTGAAGTGGGTTATTTTAATGGTTCTCTTCAATGTTCCTGGTCAG
The sequence above is a segment of the Colwellia sp. 20A7 genome. Coding sequences within it:
- the dprA gene encoding DNA-processing protein DprA, which codes for MQKSKIHYWLALKLVPRLAIHKKLTLVESYGLTALFSSSVKNNPSLTSANNLTAKQLASFYQPDWQKIDDIISSSDRCRSEIIVFDDPVYPQLLKQIYDPPLVLFVQGNTKLLNQTQLAIVGSRSASINGRETAFEIAQQLVKNGLVVTSGLALGIDAAAHKGALTTCASTIAVVATGLDKIYPARHRDLVATILEKEGAIISEFLPGTSPKPGHFPKRNRIISGLSVGVLVVEAALQSGSLITARCALEQNRDVFSIPSGINNPQAKGCHWLIKQGAKLVEESADIMDELAFIDNFDSQLKPQHKPQLFINKEIDEKRSNKDLFVDELLASVGFEITPVDKVVSRSKLPVEEVLTRLTILELNGLVAAVPGGYLRLHK
- a CDS encoding DUF494 family protein: MFDILMYLFENYIHSEAEVMVDHDILTDELTRAGFHQDEIYKALNWLEKLSALQDSDAYPCLTRVGNKSFRIYTENEMQFLDTESRGFILFLEQVNVLDFTTREMVIDRVMELDTNHFSIDDLKWVILMVLFNVPGQENAYSQMEELIFEEQEGPLH